In Macadamia integrifolia cultivar HAES 741 chromosome 1, SCU_Mint_v3, whole genome shotgun sequence, a single window of DNA contains:
- the LOC122080994 gene encoding tyrosine-protein phosphatase RLPH2-like: MGDPSAVPEPTKPVDLDRVVCCIGDVHGYLSKLQRLWSNLEKLIDPSVFYTALIIFLGDYCDRGPDTRKVLDFLISLPSIYPNQTHVFLCGNHDFAFAGFVGALPPPPDGSAFSETWKEFEPNEAREGWYKGDGYENMHLQGRRWAGSIIERFNAAKGTEYKGSIYDAGPTFESYGVPHGSADLVKAVPDEHKKFLADLVWIHEEDDVCIDTPEGRKHCKLIAVHAGLEKKKGVEDQLKLLKSRDTRVPKVEALSGRKSVWEIPEELTRNPTIVVSGHHGKLNIDGLRLIIDEGGGFEEKPVAAIVLPSGMIVRDTDETV, from the exons ATGGGTGACCCAAGCGCAGTGCCAGAACCGACGAAGCCCGTAGATCTAGATAGGGTCGTCTGCTGCATAGGGGACGTCCATGGCTACCTCTCCAAGCTCCAGAGGCTCTGGTCCAATCTCGAAAAACTTATAGACCCATCTGTCTTCTACACCGCCCTCATAATCTTCTTGGGCGATTACTGCGACCGAGGCCCCGATACTCGAAAAGTCCTCGACTTCTTGATCTCTCTCCCTTCCATATATCCTAATCAAACTCATGTCTTCCTTTGCGGAAACCATGACTTCGCCTTCGCAGGTTTCGTTGGGGCCCTCCCTCCACCGCCCGATGGATCGGCTTTCTCCGAGACATGGAAGGAATTCGAGCCAAATGAGGCCAGGGAGGGCTGGTATAAGGGAGATGGGTATGAGAACATGCATCTTCAGGGGAGGCGTTGGGCTGGCTCCATTATAGAAAGGTTTAATGCTGCCAAAGGGACGGAATACAAGGGTTCGATCTACGACGCTGGACCTACTTTCGAATCATATGGTGTTCCTCATGGTTCTGCAG ATTTGGTTAAAGCAGTCCCCGATGAACACAAGAAATTCCTCGCTGATTTGGTCTGGATCCATGAGGAG GACGACGTCTGCATAGATACTCCTGAAGGAAGAAAACACTGTAAATTGATAGCAGTCCATGCAGGtttggagaaaaagaaaggggttGAAGATCAACTCAAACTTTTGAAATCCAGGGACACGCGGGTGCCTAAAGTGGAGGCTCTTAGTGGGAGGAAAAGTGTTTGGGAAATCCCGGAG GAGCTAACAAGAAATCCAACTATAGTAGTGAGCGGGCACCACGGGAAACTTAACATTGATGGTCTTAGGCTGATCATTGATGAAGGTGGAGGTTTCGAAGAGAAGCCAGTTGCTGCTATTGTGCTCCCTTCTGGGATGATCGTCCGTGATACTGATGAGACAGTGTGA